One genomic region from Branchiostoma lanceolatum isolate klBraLanc5 chromosome 7, klBraLanc5.hap2, whole genome shotgun sequence encodes:
- the LOC136437936 gene encoding cytochrome b-c1 complex subunit Rieske, mitochondrial-like: MWSSVVRSAGLAPYLTATSQCVASQLRPLIPAVAVKADSVLVPSPVEPQTSGTMAKTLPRSALRVTSGVHGPSQVRFAHSDITVPDFNDYRRRDVQDPNKPAVSSDVSRKAFSYMLVGGCAVTCAYAAKNVVQDLVTTMSASADVLALAKIEVKLSEIPEGKSVTIKWRGKPLFVRHRTDEEVNEVRAVDHNTLRDPEPDEIRVQKAEWLVLIGVCTHLGCVPIANAGDYGGYYCPCHGSHYDASGRLRKGPAPYNLEVPEYTFPDEETLIVG; this comes from the exons ATGTGGAGCAGTGTCGTCCGTAGCGCCGGCCTGGCGCCGTACCTGACCGCCACATCGCAGTGTGTGGCGTCTCAGCTACGGCCTCTGATCCCAGCGGTCGCCGTGAAAGCAGACTCGGTGCTGGTACCGTCTCCCGTCGAGCCCCAGACGAGCGGCACCATGGCCAAGACGCTACCGCGCAGTGCGCTACGAGTGACCTCTGGTGTTCACG GGCCAAGCCAGGTGCGGTTCGCCCACAGTGATATCACCGTGCCAGACTTCAACGACTACCGCCGTCGCGATGTGCAGGATCCCAACAAGCCTGCCGTTAGCAGCGATGTCTCCCGCAAGGCCTTCTCCTACATGCTGGTAGGTGGTTGCGCGGTGACCTGTGCCTACGCTGCCAAGAACGTGGTACAGGACCTCGTCACCACCATGAGCGCGTCCGCCGACGTCCTGGCCTTGGCCAAGATCGAGGTCAAGCTGTCCGAGATCCCGGAGGGGAAGAGCGTGACCATCAAGTGGCGCGGGAAGCCCCTCTTTGTCCGCCATCGCACGGACGAAGAAGTCAACGAGGTCCGCGCCGTAGATCACAACACGCTGAGAGATCCAGAACCCGACGAGATCCGCGTGCAGAAGGCGGAGTGGCTGGTTCTGATCGGCGTGTGCACGCATCTCGGCTGCGTGCCGATTGCCAATGCGGGCGATTACGGCGGCTACTACTGCCCGTGCCATGGCTCTCACTACGACGCGTCGGGAAGGCTAAGGAAAGGCCCCGCCCCATACAATCTCGAAGTTCCAGAGTACACGTTCCCCGATGAAGAAACACTTATTGTAGGTTAA